cCGCCCGTGctgagatcgtggcgagacccacttaGAAAGCaccgtgcgcctttaaagtagAGTGgcgaattaaaaaatgttttatttacgAATTTATGATAGTTGAATTGGCAATTATTTTAAAGGAATTTAAATAATAGGAAATAATTGCTgatcgatttttggaatttacagtttttaccgttgaaaattgaaaaaaatatattttcttcctcatatttttttgcaattttaattgtaaTAAATCAGGTTTCATTCCTAATTAAACCAACTAATTTCACATTATTCCTCATAATAAATCAatcatttctgattttttgaccCGTCGCTAATTGATGCCGAAATAGGCGAAAATAGGCGTGGTATTGGGATACTACAGGCggacatatatatatatatataaattgaTAAGAGAAATTGGCGGTTTTATAGACTAATAAAGTGGTGTTCTTTTTTGCTCATTCTTAATTCGTTGGttcatttttaacttaaaaaattgctgataattagcggaaaaaatgaatgtcTACATTTTTGTTCCTTTCCGGATACGGGAGACTGTTATTAAAACGGAAATTGGTTAGTCATcatggtgccaggctgtcgtCCCAtcacagtttgatctacaaaaaatgcgggaaatttttgcccaggaaaatgtgacgtcagttgaaaagtctgccgcattttttgtagatcaacgtagatcaaaccgtgttTCATCcgaattctaatttttttgcagatttcgATAATCCACAACGCCCAGCACAAGCTGATGAAGCCGCCACATATCAGGAAAATGGCTACggatttgttgattttcagccattcGGTAAGGCTTAAAGCTTAAAGGCTTAAAGGCTTGAAGGCttaatttccaatattttcagccCAGCAGCAGCAGCCTGCTTACAATGGGAATGAGCCGGAATTCTTGATCCAAAGAATGCAAATTACCGATGAGACGTATGCAAATGCTCATTTCCATCAGAATGAGTATGCGATTgaagaaagtgagaaaatttctggcaaatcggcaaattgacgaaattgaaaatttccggcaaaccggcaagttgccggaattgaaaaattctggcaaatcggcaaattgacgaaattaaataattttcccgTTGCCTACCCGCCTGCCTACAGGCATTGcattaaaaaggaaaaaaaactaattttttgcgTGTTGGTTTTCTTGGaagatttgaatttccgccaaaatttttttgccaaaaaatttgaatttcccgccaaaaaaaaattttcaaaaacaaaaaaaaattgaaaatttctggcaaatcggcaatttgccggaattaaaaatttccggcaaatcagcaaattggcggaactgaaaaattcaagcaaattgtcaaattcgcggaactaaacatttccggcaaatcggcaaattggcggaattggaaatttccgccaaaccggcaaattgccggaattgaacatttctggcaaaccggaaatttgccggaattggaaacttctggcaaaccggcaaattgccggaattgaacatttccggcaaatcggcaatttgccggaattgaaatttttgacagaTCGGCactattgccggaattgaaaatttccgacaaatcggcactattgccggaaaaaaatgtgaattttttcaaaatttttttaaatcccaatttttttcttttcagagcCCTCTCTTTTCTCTCCGTCTTCCACTCCATCCTACTGCTGCACAAGCGGTCCAATAAGCCCAGCATATACTCCAATTGGCAATAATGCAAATGCTTGTGCTCCAACGAGATCCCGCCGTACCTCCACAGCCAGCAACAAATCTGgtggaaaaatcggaaaagtgGCGAAGCTCGGCGAGAAATCGAGCGGCGAGAAGAGAACTCGCATGACAAAAGCCGAAATGAGCCGATTGGTGAGCttttgaagtgaaattttGCGGCGATTTTACATATGAATTTCcgtaaattttgcaaaaagtagCCTTGCCGCACataaaaagaggcggagcctaattttgcaagtttgcggcacggttttcctctttttgttgaagtttttcgtccgaaaaagtcaattttgtcaaaaaaggaaaatcgaatttttattcaaaacaacCAACAATAAAGGATGAAAAACTGTGCGGCAGGGTTGCGAAATTAGGCTCCGCCTATTTTTGTGTGCGGCGCCAcggctttcaatttttttttcattgttttttcgcgatttttcaaaatttaagtgttttttcactaacaataaattcaattttccatgaattttgcaaaaagcagcgtcgccgcacagaaaaagaggcggagcctaATTTTGTAAGCCTGCAACAcggttttccttttttgttgagttttttctttcgaaaaagacaaataaaatcgaatttttattcaagaaaaaccaccaaaaaatgGAGGTAAAACCGTGCGACAGGGTTGCGAAATtaggctccgcctctttttctgtgcggcgacgttgcttttttccaaatttttgcaattttttctcgctatttttcagaatttaagtGCTTTTTCACTAACAATAAGTTCGATTTTccgtgaattttgcaaaaaggacgcagaaaaatgggcggagcctaatttcGCATccctgccgcacggttttttgttgattttttcacattttcacactttcgttagaacaaaaagaataaaaccatgaaaatcaaaattatattgaaaattttttttaaccgtGCCGCAGGCTTACAAAATtaggctccgcctctttttctgtgcggcgacgctgatttttgcaaaacttttttatttttatttggaaaagtaGACgatgaaaaatggataaactaagaatttttgaattttttccatgaattttgcaaaaaagaacatcgtcgcacagaaaaagaggcggagcctaATTTTGCAagcctgcggcacggttttttgttgatttttcgcttaaaaaacttttgattatGCCTGATTTATTCcctttttcgaattaaaatgttaaacagaaaaaattttaaaaatcaacaaaaaaaacccgtgccgcagggttgcaaaattaggctccgcctctttttctgtgcggcgaCGGTactttctgcaaattttcaaaaaacttttgtttctcGGAAAATAATAACgctggaaaattgatgaaacgacgaattttcaaatttttttggaattaataatggtaataaattaaataatttcagacagaAAAGGAGAAGCTGGAGcgcaaaaaagagcaaaatcgTGCAAATGCCAAGAATTGCGTAAAAAATCGCAACAATAGCAAGGAAGAGCTCAAGCAGACGCTGGAAATGCTCAgagaaaaagttcaagaagCCAAGCGTCAGAATGAGATGCAAGAGAATGGCCTATTGGCGGCCTACGAGACTAATATTTTCGCAGTACAGGGGAATAACTTCCCATATGGAAGCCTGGAGCTGTTTTACGATCAATTGCAAGGATCGAAAGCCGAGGCTGTCGAGCAAGTTCAATATGACAATAATGGAGAAGTGGTGCAGTTGGAAGAGGTAAAACATCGGCCACGGCCATGACCGCGCGGGCGCGCGGAGCGGTtgtgaaattgataaaattggaaaaaattggaaaaaaatgaacaaaaaaataaatttttttctaaaaaaatcgaaaaaaaaatttcttaaaaaatccaatttttatcaatttttgaaaaaataaaaaattaaaaaatactttattttttatttttcatttttcacgaTTTCTGATTTCTGGCTTTCCTCATGAATTGAAATGAAAGagttttttgccgaactaggccaggccatatctggggtagatttacggcgcgttgcgtgtcgcgtcgtggctcgattgtaaaactaaatgtatttgtccgtgtggagtccggcaggcgattatcaatggagcgcgaaaaaaaatccaatgaggaaggccagaaagGGCCCGTGTGGGGATAGATGAAATCGGAAAACaatggtttgaaaatttacaaaaaaatcagtttttttttctaaaaatatgaaaaattgccaaaattttaaggctttttttttttgaaaaatcgaaaaaaatgtaaaaaaaacaaaacaatccaatttttatcgatttttgataataaaaaacataagaaaaactggcaaaatagcaacaaaaaaaaagtaaaaatttaaactaaacaaaaaatccaaaaacactatcaaatatagtttttttttaaattttttctttttcacgggcttctggccttcctcattgattttttcgcgctccattgacaatcacCCCCGCCGGACaacgtgtactccacacggacaaatacatttagttttacaatcgagccgcgacgcgacacgcaacgcgcgccgtaaatctaccccagatatggcctggcctaattcggcaaaaactcttccatttcaatttatggaGGGAAACCAGAAATCCGTGATaaaaaacataagaaaaactggcaaaaaaactttaaaaaaattttttttttgtgaaaaatcaaattttttccccaattctcaacattttcaggCCTTCAACAAAACCGAACAGGACTACGGACAATACACGAGTGTCAAAAAAATCGCAGGACTACCTCAAAATACGTTTGCTTCGAAAAAATCCCGTGCGAAGACGGCTTTCGAGATCGCCGACCATCAGTTGAATCTCAAAAAGGAGGAGGTTGAGCTGAGGGAGGCGAATGCGATTAAAGTGGTACTCAATCAAATCACAAGAGAACTGAACCGATACATGGATGGTGCCAAGCTTGCCGAGCAGCAGGCTTTTGATGagaatttccagcaatttgagCCAAGCTGAAGgattttttgagcgaaaaaaatattaaaaaattaaaaaatctttgaaaactagttatttttatccaaaatgttatatttaaagcttcaaaaatccatttttttctcaatttctcaccgaccaatcagcgactttgaactccgcccactccgCCCACTCCACCTGATTGGTCGCAGCTTTCCCATTTTATCCAATCAATTGTATTTtacttcgattttttctgtgaaaaattccattttcatgttttatttttttcccatttctcaCTCCCCAAATACggttaattgtttttttttgtttcaaatcaaatcggttttaaaaatgaatagcatgaaataaattttaatacttttttttgtcgaaaaaaaaataaatccgtAAAATTTGGAGGGGGGTGGacatttacagaaaaatgtgtgtgtgtgtgtggaaaataataattaaatattgaaatatttttgtgggagcaaaaaaaaaaggaaaaaaatggtGTTTCGGCGATATAAAAGGGGGAGATTCTTCGGAATTTTTGGGCGAGaaagaaatttcgagaaaatttcgagaaaaaattagagGAAATAGTCGGCGTGCGGTTTTTTGGCCGGTGCTCCGCGATTTTCTTGTGGAGCAGcttcgaaaattgtgaattcctTGTTGAGATTCTCGTCGAGCTCGAGAATTGCCGCCACGTTGCcgcatctggaaaattttcattaagtttttttttactgcaaaaaaagctcaagttttccgggaaattcaatttttcttttgaaacaaatttttgggtttgatctacaaaaaatgcgggatttttttgtccaaaaaatgtgacgtcaacacgttcttaatcatgcaaaatcagtgcgtcacttctcccgcatttttgtagatcaaaccgaaatgggacactctggcACTACGtgattttggcgggaaaattttaaattttctggaaacaaattttggcgggaaaatttaaattttttggaaacaaattttggcgggaaaattcaaattttttgggaacaaagtttggcgggaaaattcaaattttttggaaacaaattttggcgggaaaattcaaattttctggaatcaaattttggcgggaaaattcaaattttctggaaacaaattttggcgggaaaatttaaattttcttttaaaaacatattttgacgggaaaattcaaattttttggaaacaaattttggcgggaagtttaaatttttttggaaacaaattttggcgggaaaattcaaattttttggaaacaaattttggcgggaaaattcaaattttttggaaacaaattttggcgggaaaattcaaattttttggaaacaaattttggcgggaaaattcaaattttctggaatcaaattttggcgggaaaattcaaattttctggaaacaaattttggcgggaaaatttaaattttcttttaaaaacatattttgacgggaaaattcaaattttttggaaacaaattttggccggaaaattcaaattttttggaaacaaattttggcgggaaaattcaaattttttggaaacaaattttggccggaaaatttgaattttttggaaacaaattttggcgggaaaatttaaattttcttttaaaaacatattttgacgggaaaattcaaattttttggaaacaaattttggcgggaaaattcaaattttttggaaacaaattttggcgggaaaattcaaattttctggaaacaaattttggcgggaaaattcaaattttctggaatcaaattttggcgggaaaattcaaattttctggaaacaaattttggcgggaaaatttaaattttcttttaaaaacatattttgacgggaaaattcaaattttttggaaacaaattttggcgggaaaattcaaattttttggaaacaaattttggcgggaaaattcaaattttctggaaacaaattttggcgggaaaatttaaattttttggaaacaaattttggcgggaaaatttaaattttcttttaaaaacatattttgacgggaaaattcaaattttttggaaacaaattttggcgggaaaattcaaattttctggaaacaaattttggcgggaaaatttaaattttcttttaaaaacatattttgacgggaaaattcaaattttttggaaacaaattttggccggaaaattcaaattttttggaaacaaattttggcgggaaaatttgaattttttggaaacaaattttggcgggaaaatttaaattttcttttaaaaacatattttgacgggaaaattcaaattttttggaaacaaattttggcgggaaaattcaaattttttggaaacaaattttggcgggaaaattcaaattttctggaaacaaattttggcgggaaaatttaaattttcttttaaaaacatattttgacgggaaaattcaaattttttggaaacaaattttggcgggaagtgtaaatttttttggaaacaaattttggcgggaaaattcaaattttttggaaacaaattttggcgggaaaattcaaattttttggaaacaaattttggcgggaaaattcaaattttttggaaacaaattttggcgggaaaattcaaattttttggaaacaaattttggcgggaaaattcaaattttctggaatcaaattttggcgggaaaattcaaattttctggaaacaaattttggcgggaaaatttaaattttctggaaacaaattttggcgggaaaattcaaattttctggaaacaaattttggcgggaaaatttaaattttcttttaaaaacatattttgacgggaaaattcaaattttttggaaacaaattttggccggaaaattcaaattttttggaaacaaattttggcgggaaaattcaaattttttggaaacaaattttggcgggaaaatttaaattttttggaaacaaattttggcgggaaaattcaaattttctggaaacaaattttggcgggaaaatttaaattttcttttaaaaacatattttgacgggaaaattcaaattttttggaaacaaattttggccggaaaattcaaattttttggaaacaaattttggcgggaaaattcaaattttttggaaacaaattttggcgggaaaattcaaattttttggaaacaaattttggccggaaaatttgaatttttttggaatcaaattttggcgggaaaatttaaattttttggaaacaaattttagcgggaaaattcaaattttcagaaaaaaattgtattttttcctaaaaattatactttaaatgataaaaaagtgaccaaaaattttaatttttcgtctttttcacgaaaaaaaaatttccgttttttttccaaatccaTCCCGTACCGATAACAATAGTTGGGCGCCGACCAAACAGTGAGCACTTTCTCGTTGAAATGCCATTTATATCCTTCCATAACCAATTGATGAGCTCTACAGATCAAATCGACTCCGTTCGTTTCGCAAAACGTTTTCGACGCGTCCGCTCCGAATAGATAACCGGCTCCGCGTGGACTTAGGCCCCATCCAACATTTCCTTCTTCGGGGTCCGACCACAGTAGATCACACATTGGACCGTCGTGGGGaacctggaaattttcagaattttttttcgcttttttagCACAAATTTATACGTTTTTCTATCAAAacgaacaaaatttgattaaaaaattgatttttttttcaatttttgaggcgGAACGGTGGTTTTGCAAACCTGCGGCGCGGTTTGATTTCTGTCGATTTACGGTGGAGTTTGTGCTACACGTGGataagcgtttttttttttttttcgaattgttcttcagttctgtaattttttttgtaaacactattcaaaaaatatatatatatggacccaatttttaatgttgaacaccaaaaaaaattggcaaaaatggcccaaaactgtaaatttactattagaaaaaattaaaaaattaatcgacGCTTGTCCGTGTGTATTACAAAATTCTCCGTAAATCGAAATATAGCAAACCGCAGACTTGCAAAACCTTCGCCCCGctggaaaaaagtgatttctcgaaaaatttaacgtaaattttgaaatttcgcttcaaaatatccgaaatagtatcaaattcagaaaaataaaaagatttttcaattttgaattccctccaaaatgagaactcaaactccgcccactccatctgattggttgaaaagtgggcggagcgaatcgctgattggttgaagacaaaaatcgcgtttttgtggtttttttctgattttgagactattttttgaattttttagtatttttcggggaaaaaatcgaaataaatgaaataaaaattaaattggtcgattttgatgagaaaaaattagaaaaaagtctgaaaattaaaaaaaaaaatttttaatgaaaaaaacggaaatttttttttaaacggaaattttcggaaatttgccgattttctggttattttcattttcggcaatttgccgatttgccagaaaattttaattccggaaatttgtcgatttgacGGTTATTTTCAtgatcgacaaattgccgatttgccagaaaatcttaattccggaaatttgccggaaattatcaattccagcaatttgccgatttgccagaaattttcattttcggcagtttgtcgatttgccggaaatttttaattccggcaatttgccgtttttccggcgaattcggcaaatttccgacttgccggaaatttttaaattccggcaatttgccgatttgccggaaattatcaattccagcaatttgccgatttgccggaaattatcaattccagcaatttgccgatttgccggaaatttttaattccggcaatttgccgtttttccggcgaattcggcaaatttccgacttgccggaaatttttaaattccggcaatttgacgaattgccggaaattttcaatttcggcaattttccgatttgccgaaaatttttaaacatggcaattttccgatttgccagaaatttttaattacggcaatttgccgatttgccggaattttttaattccggcaatttttcgatttgccggaaattttcaatttcgccaatttgccacaaattttttaattcgaacatttgccgatttgccagaaaattttaattccggcaatttgtcgatttgccggttattttcattttcggcaatttgtcgatttgccagaaagtTTCATTACGgcagtttgtcgatttgccagaaatttttaattccggcaatttgtcgatttgccggttattttcattttgggcaaatttgccggtttgctgatttgccggaaatttttaaattccggcaatttgcagatttgtcggttattttcattttcgaaaattttaaaactttccggcaaattcggcaaaatgccggaaatttaaaaaattgtaattcacCGAATTTTAACCGAAATTCAAAgcaaaattccattaaaaacaGCATATTTTTTGCGTTTTACCTCCTGCTTCCGATCAATAACACGAATCTGATCCATAGTACTAATCGACGGGGATAATCCACCATGAACACAGAAAACCTTCCCATCAATTACAGCGGCAAGTGATAAGTAGTCGAAAACTTCGGTACAATGTTTCCAAACAGACGCATTTCCATATTTCCGAAGGCATTCATCATAGAACCCGTAGACTTGAGTAATCTGGCGACTTTCGTGATTTCCACGGATCAACATCATTCGATCCGGATAGCGAGCTTTCAGTGCGAGAAGTAGAAGGAATGtctggaaaaatatcgattttttgggagttttttttgcaattttttcgccaggaaaattgcaaaaaagcgGGGGCACCTCCACAGAATAGAAGCCTCGATCCACGAAATCTCCGAGGAACAAATAGTTGGTGTTCGGCACTGGTCCGCCGACTTTGAAGAGCTCCATTAAATCGTAGAACTGGCCGTGGATGTCTCCGCAGATCTGGAAATAGaatttaaaatggaaattttgatttaaaaatcgattttatccAACCAACCGTCACCGGAGAATCGATAACCTGGACGTTGCCCTCTTCCGCTAGGATTTCACGAGCTTTTGCGCAAAGTGTTTTGACATCTTGCTCCGCGATGAGCTCACATCTCATCAGCTTTTCTATgtggctgaaaatattttttttttgttgatattttattgtttttatatcAAAACTGCTACCGATCCAAGTCATGAGTTGTTAGCTGGTCCGATGGGCCGGAAGTCGGTGAGTCGACACGTGAAAATGTGGAATTTGCAGAGTCGGTGCACGCCAGAGCCATTAAAAGCTGTAAAATACGTtgtaaatcgattttttgaattaatatttaatttaaaaacgaaaaaacgaaaaaaaccaatgaaaaCAGGCGAAATCGACTTTAAATCCAGAGTTTTTCgtgcaaaaatataaattcagtGTAATATTGGCATTGTGCCAGATTGCCAACAGAGCGCGATTGCGCCGTGTGGACGAGAGAAACCTCGGTCGCGgccaggaaatttttttttttttttaattttaaaaattgttttttcggaaattttctcTGTTCTAACCAGTTTTTTTGcgaataattcaaataaatttcagtgaaCAATGTCAAGTTTGGCGAAACTCGGGTactttttcgacgaaaaaggCGTGCTGAAAACGGAGAAGGACAAAAAACCCTTCAAATTCACTACACAGGAGGATTATGAAGAACTGGGAGAAGCAGTTGATCTGGAAGTTTATGAGCTTCTGGAGACACGTTGTGGGCTGAAGAGAAAGGCGgtaaattaagaaatttttaaaaaatggaaaaaaaaatttaaaaatcaaaaaaaaaaattttttttcagctaaaactTCCAGGAAAAACCGACGAGGATGAGGATCTAAGCTTCATTTTTgtgtcgaaaaatttcaaaaaagctgcAAATCTTCTAGTATTGATCCACGGAAGCGGTGTCGTCAGAGCCGGACAATGGGCTCGTAGACTCATTATCAATGATAATTTGGAGTGTGGAACTCAGATT
The nucleotide sequence above comes from Caenorhabditis elegans chromosome III. Encoded proteins:
- the zip-1 gene encoding BZIP domain-containing protein (Confirmed by transcript evidence), with the protein product MLREKVQEAKRQNEMQENGLLAAYETNIFAVQGNNFPYGSLELFYDQLQGSKAEAVEQVQYDNNGEVVQLEEAFNKTEQDYGQYTSVKKIAGLPQNTFASKKSRAKTAFEIADHQLNLKKEEVELREANAIKVVLNQITRELNRYMDGAKLAEQQAFDENFQQFEPS
- the zip-1 gene encoding BZIP domain-containing protein (Confirmed by transcript evidence) codes for the protein MNNQNNNFVDFSEDDDMMDADFLVTSLENAPPHPITDYSQGVVIPDDLMNASLEFQRTEPFSFIPAEEDLAPMEILPNNQGDVEMTAVDKNPDKVLFELRVETQIEPTLNYINAENEAVEWDIKSYYDFDNPQRPAQADEAATYQENGYGFVDFQPFAQQQQPAYNGNEPEFLIQRMQITDETYANAHFHQNEYAIEEKPSLFSPSSTPSYCCTSGPISPAYTPIGNNANACAPTRSRRTSTASNKSGGKIGKVAKLGEKSSGEKRTRMTKAEMSRLTEKEKLERKKEQNRANAKNCVKNRNNSKEELKQTLEMLREKVQEAKRQNEMQENGLLAAYETNIFAVQGNNFPYGSLELFYDQLQGSKAEAVEQVQYDNNGEVVQLEEAFNKTEQDYGQYTSVKKIAGLPQNTFASKKSRAKTAFEIADHQLNLKKEEVELREANAIKVVLNQITRELNRYMDGAKLAEQQAFDENFQQFEPS
- the zip-1 gene encoding BZIP domain-containing protein (Confirmed by transcript evidence), which codes for MNNQNNNFVDFSEDDDMMDADFLGVVIPDDLMNASLEFQRTEPFSFIPAEEDLAPMEILPNNQGDVEMTAVDKNPDKVLFELRVETQIEPTLNYINAENEAVEWDIKSYYDFDNPQRPAQADEAATYQENGYGFVDFQPFAQQQQPAYNGNEPEFLIQRMQITDETYANAHFHQNEYAIEEKPSLFSPSSTPSYCCTSGPISPAYTPIGNNANACAPTRSRRTSTASNKSGGKIGKVAKLGEKSSGEKRTRMTKAEMSRLTEKEKLERKKEQNRANAKNCVKNRNNSKEELKQTLEMLREKVQEAKRQNEMQENGLLAAYETNIFAVQGNNFPYGSLELFYDQLQGSKAEAVEQVQYDNNGEVVQLEEAFNKTEQDYGQYTSVKKIAGLPQNTFASKKSRAKTAFEIADHQLNLKKEEVELREANAIKVVLNQITRELNRYMDGAKLAEQQAFDENFQQFEPS
- the pph-4.1 gene encoding Serine/threonine-protein phosphatase 4 catalytic subunit 1 (Confirmed by transcript evidence), with translation MALACTDSANSTFSRVDSPTSGPSDQLTTHDLDRHIEKLMRCELIAEQDVKTLCAKAREILAEEGNVQVIDSPVTICGDIHGQFYDLMELFKVGGPVPNTNYLFLGDFVDRGFYSVETFLLLLALKARYPDRMMLIRGNHESRQITQVYGFYDECLRKYGNASVWKHCTEVFDYLSLAAVIDGKVFCVHGGLSPSISTMDQIRVIDRKQEVPHDGPMCDLLWSDPEEGNVGWGLSPRGAGYLFGADASKTFCETNGVDLICRAHQLVMEGYKWHFNEKVLTVWSAPNYCYRCGNVAAILELDENLNKEFTIFEAAPQENRGAPAKKPHADYFL